The Mustela lutreola isolate mMusLut2 chromosome 3, mMusLut2.pri, whole genome shotgun sequence genome includes a region encoding these proteins:
- the WIPF1 gene encoding WAS/WASL-interacting protein family member 1 produces MPVPPPPAPPPPPTFALANTEKPTLNKSEQAGRNALLSDISKGKKLKKTVTNDRSAPILDKPKGAGAGGGGGGGGGGGFGGGGGGSFGGGAPPGLGGLFQAGMPKLRSTANRDGDSGGSRPPILPPGGRATSAKPFSPPSGPGRFPVPSPGHRSGPPEPQRSRMPPPRPDVGSKPDSIPPPVPNTPRPIQSSLHNRGSLPVPGAPRQPSPGPTPPPFPGNRGAAFGGGSVRQTPSSSSSPFSNRPPLPPTPSRALEDKPPPPPPPVGNRPSIHREAVPPPPPQNSKPPVPSTPRPSSSSQAPPPPPPPSRPGPPPLPPGSSGTDETPRLPQRNLSLTPSTTPLPSPGRSGPLPPPPSERPPPPVRDPPGRSGPLPPPPPISRNGSTSRALPATPQLPSRSGVDSPRSGPRPPLPPDRPGAGAPPPPPPSTSIRNGFQDSSGEDEWESRFYFHPISDLPPPEPYVPTAKSYPSKLARSESRSGSNRRERGAPPLPPIPR; encoded by the exons GCCAATACGGAAAAGCCTACCTTGAATAAGTCAGAACAGGCTGGGAGAAATGCTCTTCTCTCTGACATCAGCAaagggaagaaactgaagaagacagtCACCAATGACAGGAGTGCGCCAATATTGGACA aacctaaaggagctggtgctggtggcggtggtggtggcggtggcggcggtggcttcggtggcggcggcggcggcagttTTGGGGGGGGTGCCCCACCTGGCTTGGGAGGACTGTTTCAGGCTGGGATGCCGAAGCTGAGATCCACAGCCAACAGGGATGGTG ATTCTGGAGGAAGCCGACCCCCAATTTTGCCACCAGGAGGAAGAGCCACATCTGCTAAGCCTTTCTCACCCCCAAGTGGCCCAGGGAGGTTTCCTGTGCCTTCTCCCGGCCACAGAAGTGGTCCCCCAGAGCCTCAGAGGAGTCGAATGCCTCCCCCGAGGCCCGACGTGGGCTCAAAGCCTGATAGCATTCCCCCTCCAGTTCCCAATACACCAAGACCCATTCAATCAAGTCTGCACAACCGGGGCTCCCTACCAGTGCCTGGGGCCCCCCggcagcccagtcctgggcccacccctccccccttccctggaAACCGAGGTGCTGCTTTTGGAGGAGGCTCCGTCCGCCAGACACCCTCCAGCTCCTCCTCGCCGTTCTCCAAcaggcctcccctgcccccaacccccagcagggCCTTGGAGGACAAACcgccccctccacctcctccagtgGGCAACAGACCCTCCATCCACAGGGAAGCGGTCCCACCGCCTCCCCCTCAGAACAGCAAGCCCCCCGTGCCTTCTACCCCGaggccttcctcctcctcacaggCCCCACCTCCACCGCCGCCACCAAGCAGGCCcggccctcctcccctgcctccaggTTCCAGTGGCACTGATGAAACCCCAAGACTCCCACAGAGGAATTTGTCCCTTACGCCGTCTACAACCCCCTTACCTTCACCAGGACGATCAGGCCCTCTTCCTCCCCCGCCCAGTGAGAGACCTCCTCCTCCGGTGAGGGACCCACCGGGCAGATCAG gccctctcccaccaccccctccaaTAAGCAGAAATGGCAGCACATCTCGGgccctgcctgccaccccccagTTGCCTTCCAGGAGTGGAGTAGATAGTCCCAGGAGTGGACCcaggcctcctcttcctcctgacaGGCCTGGCGCAGGggcacctcccccacctccaccatcaACATCGATTAGAAATGGCTTCCAAGACTCTTCAGGAGAAG ATGAGTGGGAAAGCAGATTCTACTTCCATCCCATTTCTGACTTGCCACCTCCAGAGCCATATGTACCAACAGCCAAAAGTTATCCCAGTAAACTGGCAAGAAGTGAATCCCGGA GTGGATCCAACCGAAGAGAAAGGGGTGCCCCACCACTTCCTCCCATCCCAAGGTGA